In Dehalococcoidia bacterium, the sequence CATCTTTACGTGGTCGGCAAGGCCTAGCCTATAGATTCTCTCAATGAGGGAATTACGGTAGGTCTCACCCTCCGTTTTGAGTATATTCGGGTGTGTGGCTCCAAAGATGATGTAGACGAAGTCTTTATATCTCTCGACCACCGCCGGTAGCGCCTCGATGACATACTCCAGCCCTTTATCCCGGTTCAACATCCCGAATGTCGAGAGAACGGTCTTATCCGAAAAGCCCAAGGCAGCCTTGGCCTGCTTGCTAGAAGTATAAGCACCGTCATGGATTCCGTGGGGAATGACCCGAATGCCCTGTTCAGGTATTCCGTAATCCTCAATCAGGATACGTCTGGAACGATGTGTCATCACGGTGATACCATTAACATTGTCCGCCAATACACGTACCGCAGGGCGCAGGTCCTGGGAAGGCTGAGGAATGACTGTGTGAAAGTTAATTACCTTAGGCTTCGTCAGTGTACTCAGAAAATAAATGATGTTTAGGCCCCAGTCGCCGCCAAAGATACCGAACTCGTGCTGGATATTCACCAGCTTAACAGCGTCATTCTGGTTCAGCGCCTCGGCAACCCTAACATATTCATCGGGGTTATTCTGGTCTATCTGAAAGATAACCTCCCGACTATATATATCACTAACGACTTTTTCGGCATTCATGGCCACGACCATCGACTTTACCATCGTTTCAAGCAGACCGTCTATAGCCCGGGTGAGATCCTGAGTAAAGGTGGCAATCCCACACTTTCTGGGTGGGAAAGTAGCAATGTAGACTATCCGGCAATCGGTTTCCACCTTTTCTGCCTTCTCCAGATTATCTTTGGAGTAATAGCCAGCATCCATTACCGCTTATTAGAGCCCCCCCTCTTGCCAATTTATTAAACAATCTTATCTAAATAGCATTTTACCATAAGTTAGCCAATATACTTATCCATCTACCTGTGCCATTACTATATACATTGCTAAATTGTAAATCGTCAGCGAAAATGGCGCATCCTTTTCGCAAATAGCTAGGGTGCTGGG encodes:
- a CDS encoding glycosyltransferase, with the translated sequence MDAGYYSKDNLEKAEKVETDCRIVYIATFPPRKCGIATFTQDLTRAIDGLLETMVKSMVVAMNAEKVVSDIYSREVIFQIDQNNPDEYVRVAEALNQNDAVKLVNIQHEFGIFGGDWGLNIIYFLSTLTKPKVINFHTVIPQPSQDLRPAVRVLADNVNGITVMTHRSRRILIEDYGIPEQGIRVIPHGIHDGAYTSSKQAKAALGFSDKTVLSTFGMLNRDKGLEYVIEALPAVVERYKDFVYIIFGATHPNILKTEGETYRNSLIERIYRLGLADHVKM